From the Lolium rigidum isolate FL_2022 chromosome 2, APGP_CSIRO_Lrig_0.1, whole genome shotgun sequence genome, one window contains:
- the LOC124690127 gene encoding uncharacterized protein LOC124690127, with protein sequence MAEPGAEAAGGMTAPPPPPLPQNSDTPVGDATTTPPLLTDTADPVTPASTPTPPPHQTAAAETAGQPQPHQPPTQTEASGATSPQTQRQTRIGEVAGTPQLTPPPTPIQKSDTAVDDVTTPPPLQTETADPDTPGSTPTPPPQNQTAAAEASGAASPPTQRQTGTGEVAGSSLLTQTLSQEKTVAAGAENHLPAPPPPPQEQGDSAKDGNESKDSAMENPRQAEEEKSGPSRWRRVRSPVLLLLSLFRLRHGRQDQLNKQPTITPPPTEDDNADDVPHKPATEKEVGEGSKRRRHEEEASVSASGRKEAPPMEPNQTKRRKSLQRTESVLPPEGVVGSQADANPSPMKRKFQNACRLVKNTMSWYRRHRSPENVEDPHEEAAAKKEKLAEAKPSASPPEEAETKSKQDDKMDQSKQPSTPAQEGQSSPIPKKMPQWAEERLEATLEESCMMLLESEFGNRLNDMQQQCLLTLSVFPVGSKVKSHAVTYWWSTLFKLPPEKGVEKADEIFSMLSGGGFLEPIKNPCSEVVHGCQVNPLVHWMVKRMSREKGLADLDDSGNPADVQPKSKVLCLTPGNRDQMQKLRDDDDPQARIRPSPTKAPPHGKVEAGAPCEDQQDKTKLEAENLQATILFIYRRKKVILNISAHVYRLPKPLLIKLADQLEVLQLGRWGNYDDETYMEVGALESLSSIGKLKNLRYLSLRGLSRLTELPSELRQLRRLAILDARGCQNLVSVPSATVQKLKGLTHLDLTECFMLEHIGRGVSALSELRVFKGFVFGVGKRRRDACRLQHLAKLKKLRKLNINVTTDANVEKDEMAQLGKLASLDSLTVTWGEWPSVLLDDCKKDQMDELRKRWTGLRLPPGLEKLDVRCYPDPELPVKRWLHVNGRTNLKKLYVRGGEVEELDIPIDNNIETLRLRYLNKFRMNWATELLPKLNGNLKRLKRVEVVDKDLKVMRNQTKGKGDDKVKDEHEKKKVNEEEERDLVLDKDLSRKIKKRMMIPESTIDENGVWVKDPKEEEAAADTTPQDDPPKAQAAADTTPQDDPRKEEAAPGDADKTENGDDGKAQKEVKGKQSGLIKGSQGENEQAAEEDRGDTSEKKKVDGGDSVKEEKDHTKTVKDKEHDIIKRDAEEHEPTVVENGMQERGEKELKEDVEKRASPTLDVAQTAAPGSGGDIKIKDTGIDNFTDKISEVKEEPDDRVRGAKGQDEPPTKEDKGDVGEIRKFYGGDADEPQAEGEDEGQKRDSKVFDMVEEQPTVGQDGGGGVTSAADVTSSLAPQPPEPEDEENPAKLIAPAKTTARTVTPPAFPPAATSVAPAAAVQAAAEPKEHGVTGHGDGSTSTGTAGTE encoded by the exons ATGGCCGAGCCCGGCGCTGAGGCGGCCGGCGGCATGAcagcaccacctccacctccgctgCCACAAAACTCTGACACGCCCGTGGGCGACGCGACGACCACTCCACCATTGCTGACAGACACGGCCGACCCAGTCACGCCGGCTTCAACACCCACTCCGCCGCCGCACCAAACAGCCGCGGCGGAGACGGCAGGCCAGCCTCAACCCCATCAGCCACCAACACAAACTGAAGCGTCAGGCGCTACTAGCCCCCAGACACAGCGGCAAACTAGAATAGGAGAGGTGGCTGGCACGCCTCAGCTaacacctccacctacacctatACAAAAATCGGACACGGCCGTCGACGACGTAACAACCCCTCCACCATTGCAAACAGAAACGGCTGACCCAGACACGCCGGGTTCAACACCCACTCCGCCGCCACAAAACCAAACAGCGGCGGCCGAAGCATCAGGCGCTGCCAGCCCGCCGACACAGCGGCAAACTGGAACAGGAGAGGTGGCTGGCTCGTCTCTGCTAACACAGACACTGTCGCAGGAGAAGACGGTGGCGGCCGGTGCGGAGAACCACCTccctgcaccgccgccgccgccgcaggagcAAGGCGACAGTGCCAAAGACGGGAACGAGTCGAAGGACTCTGCCATGGAAAATCCGCGCCAAGCAGAGGAGGAGAAGTCGGGCCCAAGTCGCTGGCGCCGCGTCCGGTCGCCCGTCCTGTTGCTTCTCTCCCTCTTCCGCCTGCGCCATGGAAGGCAGGACCAGCTGAACAAGCAGCCGACGATAACTCCTCCGCCGACGGAGGACGACAATGCCGACGACGTTCCTCACAAACCGGCGACAGAGAAGGAGGTTGGCGAAGGGAGCAAGCGCCGTCGCCACGAAGAAGAGGCGTCAGTCTCGGCGTCAGGGCGGAAGGAGGCGCCGCCCATGGAACCGAACCAAACCAAGCGCCGCAAGAGCCTGCAGCGCACGGAGAGCGTGCTGCCTCCGGAAGGTGTTGTCGGAAGTCAAGCTGACGCCAACCCCTCTCCGATGAAAAGAAAGTTTCAAAATGCGTGCAGGCTCGTGAAGAACACCATGTCGTGGTACCGTCGGCACCGATCCCCGGAGAACGTTGAGGACCCCCAcgaagaggcggcggcgaagaaggagaAATTGGCAGAGGCCAAGCCATCGGCGTCACCGCCGGAGGAGGCGGAGACAAAGTCGAAGCAGGACGACAAAATGGATCAGAGCAAGCAGCCGTCGACGCCAGCGCAGGAGGGACAGTCGTCTCCGATTCCGAAGAAGATGCCGCAATGGGCGGAGGAGCGTCTCGAGGCGACGCTCGAGGAGTCGTGCATGATGCTGCTCGAGTCGGAGTTCGGGAACCGCCTCAACGACATGCAGCAGCAGTGCCTCCTCACCTTGTCCGTCTTCCCGGTCGGCTCCAAGGTGAAGAGTCATGCCGTGACATACTGGTGGTCCACGCTGTTCAAACTTCCGCCGGAGAAGGGCGTCGAGAAGGCAGACGAAATCTTCTCGATGCTCTCCGGCGGCGGCTTCCTCGAGCCGATAAAGAATCCCTGCAGCGAGGTGGTCCACGGCTGCCAGGTGAACCCGCTGGTGCACTGGATGGTGAAGCGCATGTCGAGGGAGAAGGGCTTGGCTGACCTGGATGACAGCGGTAACCCGGCCGATGTTCAGCCCAAATCCAAAGTGCTCTGCCTCACGCCGGGCAACCGTGACCAGATGCAGAAGCTGCGTGACGACGATGACCCACAGGCCCGGATCAGGCCCAGTCCAACAAAGGCGCCTCCTCACGGCAAAGTCGAAGCTGGAGCCCCATGCGAG GATCAACAAGATAAAACCAAACTCGAAGCTGAGAATCTCCAGGCTACAATACTATTTATCTATCGAAGGAAGAAAGTAATCCTCAACATCAGCGCGCACGTGTACCGGCTCCCCAAGCCCCTTCTCATCAAGCTGGCCGACCAGCTAGAGGTGCTGCAGCTCGGCCGGTGGGGGAATTACGACGACGAGACATACATGGAGGTGGGGGCTCTGGAGTCTCTAAGCTCCATCGGAAAGCTCAAGAACCTCCGGTACCTCAGCCTGCGCGGGCTGTCCCGGCTGACGGAGCTCCCGTCGGAGCTCCGGCAGCTGCGGCGGCTGGCCATCCTGGACGCGCGCGGGTGCCAGAACCTGGTAAGCGTGCCGTCGGCGACCGTGCAGAAACTCAAGGGACTAACCCACCTGGACCTCACCGAGTGCTTCATGCTGGAGCACATCGGGCGTGGGGTGAGCGCCCTGTCTGAGCTGCGTGTGTTCAAGGGCTTCGTGTTCGGCGTCGGGAAGCGGCGGCGCGACGCGTGCAGGCTGCAACACCTCGCGAAGCTAAAGAAGCTCCGGAAGCTCAACATCAACGTCAccaccgacgccaacgtggagaaAGACGAGATGGCGCAGCTTGGGAAGCTCGCCAGCCTCGACTCGCTGACGGTGACGTGGGGTGAGTGGCCGAGCGTACTGCTCGACGATTGCAAGAAAGATCAGATGGATGAACTCCGCAAGAGGTGGACCGGCCTCAGGCTACCGCCGGGGCTCGAGAAGCTGGACGTACGGTGCTACCCCGACCCCGAGCTGCCGGTGAAGAGGTGGCTCCATGTCAATGGTCGTACGAATCTCAAGAAGCTTTACGTCAGAGGCGGGGAGGTGGAAGAACTCGACATTCCCATCGATAACAATATCGAGACCCTGCGACTGAGGTACCTCAATAAGTTCAGGATGAATTGGGCGACTGAACTGCTCCCTAAGTTGAATGGGAACTTGAAGCGCCTTAAGCGTGTGGAGGTTGTGGATAAGGACCTAAAGGTGATGAGGAATCAAACCAAGGGCAAGGGTGATGACAAGGTGAAGGATGAGCACGAGAAGAAAAAggtgaacgaagaagaagaacgagatcTCGTTCTAGATAAGGATCTATCTCGAAAAATTAAGAAGCGGATGATGATACCAGAGTCCACCATCGATGAGAATGGGGTGTGGGTGAAGGATCCCAAGGAAGAAGAAGCTGCTGCTGATACGACGCCACAGGATGATCCCCCAAAAGCACAAGCTGCTGCTGATACGACGCCACAGGATGATCCCCGAAAAGAAGAAGCTGCTCCAGGAGATGCAGACAAGACCGAAAATGGCGATGACGGCAAAGCGCAAAAAG AAGTCAAAGGGAAACAAAGCGGCCTGATCAAAGGCTCCCAAGGAGAAAATGAGCAAGCTGCAGAGGAAGATAGAGGAGATACTAGTGAGAAGAAGAAAGTTGACGGTGGAGATAGTGTTAAGGAAGAGAAAGACCACACGAAGACGGTCAAAGATAAAGAGCACGATATCATTAAGAGGGACGCAGAAGAACATGAGCCTACCGTAGTTGAGAACGGGATGCAGGAGAGGGGTGAGAAGGAACTGAAAGAGGACGTGGAGAAGAGAGCGTCGCCCACACTTGACGTGGCCCAGACTGCGGCTCCAGGGAGCGGCGGAGATATCAAGATCAAAGATACCGGCATCGATAATTTCACAGACAAAATAAGTG AAGTCAAAGAAGAGCCCGATGACAGAGTGAGAGGTGCtaaaggacaagacgagccacctACCAAGGAAGACAAGGGAGACGTCGGCGAGATCAGAAAGTTTTATGGCGGCGATGCTGATGAACCGCAAGCAG AAGGTGAAGACGAAGGACAGAAAAGGGATAGCAAAGTGTTCGACATGGTCGAAGAGCAACCCACTGTCGGGCAagacggaggcggcggcgttaCAAGCGCAGCCGATGTGACGAGCTCGCTGGCGCCACAACCGCCCGAACCTGAGGACGAAGAGAACCCTGCAAAATTAATCGCACCTGCAAAAACAACTGCTCGTACGGTGACTCCCCCAGCATTCCCGCCTGCAGCTACCAGCGTTGCTCCGGCAGCCGCCGTCCAAGCTGCCGCGGAGCCCAAGGAACATGGGGTTACTGGCCACGGCGACGGATCCACTTCCACAGGCACCGCCGGTACAGAATAG